Proteins from a genomic interval of Oncorhynchus nerka isolate Pitt River linkage group LG13, Oner_Uvic_2.0, whole genome shotgun sequence:
- the LOC115140248 gene encoding cytotoxic granule associated RNA binding protein TIA1-like isoform X1, with the protein MMMMMDDEQPKTLYVGNLSRDVTEPLILQVFTQIGPCKSCKMIFDTAGNDPYCFVEFYEHRHAAASLSAMNGRKIMGKEVKVNWATTPSSQKKDTSNHFHVFVGDLSPEITTDDVKAAFGPFGRISDARVVKDIATGKSKGYGFVSFFNKWDAENAIQQMGGQWLGGRQIRTNWATRKPPAPKTTYETNTKHLAFDEVVNQSSPSNCTVYCGGVSTGLTEQLMRQTFTPFGQIMEIRVFPDKGYSFVRFNSHEGAAHAIVSVNGTSIEGHMVKCYWGKETPDMISSMQQVQQVPQQNKVGFAAQPYGQYAQWYGNAQQIGQYVPNGWQVPTYGVYGQAQAWNQQGFQ; encoded by the exons atgatgatgatgatggacgacGAACAGCCCAAAACCCT GTATGTAGGGAACCTGTCTAGGGATGTCACTGAGCCCCTCATCCTACAGGTTTTCACACAGATCGGCCCCTGCAAGAGCTGTAAAATGATTTTTGAT ACTGCAGGCAATGATCCATACTGCTTTGTGGAGTTCTATGAACACAGGCATGCTGCTGCTTCGCTGTCTGCCATGAATGGACGTAAAATTATGGGTAAG gaggtTAAAGTCAACTGGGCCACAACACCAAGCAGTCAGAAGAAAGACACAAGCA ATCATTTCCATGTCTTTGTTGGAGATCTCAGCCCCGAAATCACAACAGATGATGTCAAAGCTGCCTTCGGCCCATTTGGGAGGATATC GGATGCTCGTGTGGTCAAAGATATTGCCACAGGGAAATCTAAAGGCTATGGTTTTGTCTCTTTCTTCAACAAGTGG GATGCAGAGAATGCCATTCAGCAAATGGGTGGCCAATGGCTAGGTGGCAGACAGATCAGGACCAACTGGGCCACTAGAAAACCCCCAGCCCCTAAAACCACCTATGAAA CCAACACCAAGCACCTGGCCTTTGATGAGGTAGTGAACCAGTCAAGCCCCAGTAACTGCACTGTGTACTGTGGGGGAGTCAGCACCGGTCTAACAG AACAATTGATGAGACAGACCTTCACCCCCTTTGGACAAATCATGGAAATCCGTGTGTTCCCAGACAAAGGATATTCCTTTGTGAG GTTTAACTCTCACGAGGGAGCAGCCCATGCAATTGTGTCTGTGAATGGTACTTCGATAGAGGGACATATGGTGAAGTGTTACTGGGGTAAAGAGACCCCGGACATGATTAGCTCTATGCAGCAGGTTCAGCAAGTTCCCCAG CAGAATAAAGTGGGCTTTGCAGCCCAGCCCTATGGCCAGTATGCCCAGTGGTACGGCAATGCCCAGCAGATTGGCCAGTATGTCCCCAATGGGTGGCAGGTACCCACCTATGGCGTTTACGGCCAGGCCCAGGCCTGGAACCAGCAGGGTTTTCAGTAA
- the LOC115140248 gene encoding cytotoxic granule associated RNA binding protein TIA1-like isoform X2 — MMMMMDDEQPKTLYVGNLSRDVTEPLILQVFTQIGPCKSCKMIFDTAGNDPYCFVEFYEHRHAAASLSAMNGRKIMGKEVKVNWATTPSSQKKDTSNHFHVFVGDLSPEITTDDVKAAFGPFGRISDARVVKDIATGKSKGYGFVSFFNKWDAENAIQQMGGQWLGGRQIRTNWATRKPPAPKTTYETNTKHLAFDEVVNQSSPSNCTVYCGGVSTGLTEQLMRQTFTPFGQIMEIRVFPDKGYSFVRFNSHEGAAHAIVSVNGTSIEGHMVKCYWGKETPDMISSMQQVQQVPQNKVGFAAQPYGQYAQWYGNAQQIGQYVPNGWQVPTYGVYGQAQAWNQQGFQ; from the exons atgatgatgatgatggacgacGAACAGCCCAAAACCCT GTATGTAGGGAACCTGTCTAGGGATGTCACTGAGCCCCTCATCCTACAGGTTTTCACACAGATCGGCCCCTGCAAGAGCTGTAAAATGATTTTTGAT ACTGCAGGCAATGATCCATACTGCTTTGTGGAGTTCTATGAACACAGGCATGCTGCTGCTTCGCTGTCTGCCATGAATGGACGTAAAATTATGGGTAAG gaggtTAAAGTCAACTGGGCCACAACACCAAGCAGTCAGAAGAAAGACACAAGCA ATCATTTCCATGTCTTTGTTGGAGATCTCAGCCCCGAAATCACAACAGATGATGTCAAAGCTGCCTTCGGCCCATTTGGGAGGATATC GGATGCTCGTGTGGTCAAAGATATTGCCACAGGGAAATCTAAAGGCTATGGTTTTGTCTCTTTCTTCAACAAGTGG GATGCAGAGAATGCCATTCAGCAAATGGGTGGCCAATGGCTAGGTGGCAGACAGATCAGGACCAACTGGGCCACTAGAAAACCCCCAGCCCCTAAAACCACCTATGAAA CCAACACCAAGCACCTGGCCTTTGATGAGGTAGTGAACCAGTCAAGCCCCAGTAACTGCACTGTGTACTGTGGGGGAGTCAGCACCGGTCTAACAG AACAATTGATGAGACAGACCTTCACCCCCTTTGGACAAATCATGGAAATCCGTGTGTTCCCAGACAAAGGATATTCCTTTGTGAG GTTTAACTCTCACGAGGGAGCAGCCCATGCAATTGTGTCTGTGAATGGTACTTCGATAGAGGGACATATGGTGAAGTGTTACTGGGGTAAAGAGACCCCGGACATGATTAGCTCTATGCAGCAGGTTCAGCAAGTTCCCCAG AATAAAGTGGGCTTTGCAGCCCAGCCCTATGGCCAGTATGCCCAGTGGTACGGCAATGCCCAGCAGATTGGCCAGTATGTCCCCAATGGGTGGCAGGTACCCACCTATGGCGTTTACGGCCAGGCCCAGGCCTGGAACCAGCAGGGTTTTCAGTAA
- the LOC115140249 gene encoding prominin-2-like: MGPRLSHGSWLWMFMSLLGAADCTYHCLSSSSDTQPFLSLTQTQTWRVESDGGCLKPLYNFAKLFLDSVQPNPFPEDIISTALKTEQLDIPQLVRYEAGYIVCLLLAVIYLLVMPVAGGVLAWRSFHGRKVEVNNTQSSSLASLYHQDIGVAACLVLVTILLLTGVILAFTVNSRVSENMHPGLYHVETSARIIEDSLTSITQKIKVIMEQYSIPKAEISKEMNDADDIIGATIISSFNTDVDEYLIDLSVSIEDAIGTFENLQLYQTTRTDLQANHTTLQNGIQGLQSRVESLGKCPTCDVPNPSNLTTVANYYLIPSVDDKLNDMPPASSLAGLIEQGNLTFHAIPQKCSEQVAPTIAALMSVLNESQEELLNTSHRFPSLESLIEAVSDCKTTVRRFADPVDYYDFVRWAVSLTLCMVMLVIVVLMVVALSLGLPVFFYPTIYSTYQDARLEHTAIGLYRAAVVASFVFSWLFILLVFIVLFFGGNAHTLGCRSWTHGQLFGFLDQQKNIFSSLNNISQSFNTSQSPNISQETNSETQQIQPSTSAIYHGCKSGQSLFHSMHMEQHFDLEDFLNASKYLDGFNETAQNMSVNLDGLKLLPDNGRQGLLSFKQCGIDSINYHEQLLLLSTPVVKTDLGVFANELDKKAEVPANGEIKEELKKEAETTRYLNTIVKLQQTNAAKMSQIVSALKTISTVYKANVDKALESLTQTEVALHNQLPYIVGNVSQCIMEKGEQSLLRYLDWVRHAILYNVLDCHWLAVSLDNVYTAVCLNVVDPLNAFWLCLGWCCAFLVPGVIFSIYTARRLKPEPTFISKDTFILPEKKTENMKCHTEKAASNNYMSLEEVHEMSMVSEYIKSKKCED, encoded by the exons ATGGGGCCGAGGCTCTCTCATGGCAGTTGGCTGTGGATGTTCATGTCCCTACTGGGTGCTGCAGACTGCACTTACCACTGCCTCAGCAGCAGCAGTGACACACAACCTTTCCTCTCCTTGACCCAAACTCAGACTTGGCGGGTGGAAAGCGATGGTGGTTGCCTGAAGCCCTTGTATAACTTTGCCAAGCTTTTCCTTGACTCAGTACAGCCAAATCCTTTCCCGGAAG ATATCATCTCTACAGCTTTAAAGACTGAACAACTAGATATTCCACAG CTGGTTCGGTATGAGGCTGGATACATAGTGTGTTTGCTCTTGGCTGTAATTTACCTGCTCGTGATGCCAGTTGCCGGTGGAGTCCTTGCTTGGAGGTCTTTCCATGGCAGGAAGGTAGAGGTGAACAACACTCAGTCATCATCATTAGCATCCCTCTACCATCAGGACATCGGTGTGGCAGCTTGTTTAGTTCTTGTCACCATTTTACTCCT GACAGGGGTGATCTTGGCTTTCACCGTGAACAGTCGAGTCAGTGAGAACATGCACCCAGGCCTGTATCATGTAGAGACCAGCGCCAGGATCATTGAAGACTCTCTAACTTCAATTACACAG AAAATTAAGGTCATTATGGAACAGTACTCCATTCCCAAAGCAGAAATCTCAAaggaaatgaatg ATGCTGACGACATCATTGGTGCAACAATCATCTCCTCTTTCAACACTGATGTCGACGAATATCTCATAGACTTATCTGTCTCCATCGAAG ATGCTATTGGAACCTTTGAGAACCTGCAGCTGTATCAGACGACCAGGACAGACCTGCAGGCCAATCACACAACCCTGCAGAACGGCATCCAGGGACTACAGAGCCGAGTGGAGAGTCTGGGGAAATGCCCCACCTGTGACGTCCCCAACCCTAGCAACCTGACTACTGTTGCTAACTACTACCTG ATCCCCAGTGTGGATGACAAGTTGAATGATATGCCTCCTGCATCCAGCCTCGCAGGCCTCATTGAACAG GGGAACCTAACCTTCCATGCCATTCCACAAAAGTGCTCAGAGCAAGTGGCTCCCACAATAGCAG CTCTCATGTCAGTGCTGAATGAATCCCAAGAAGAGTTGCTGAACACCAGCCATAGGTTCCCCTCGCTGGAGTCTCTCATtgaggctgtgtctgactgtaaaACCACTGTGAGACGCTTTGCAGACCCAGTAGATTACTACGACTTTGTCAG GTGGGCAGTGTCATTGACACTCTGCATGGTGATGCTGGTCATAGTGGTTCTGATGGTGGTTGCTCTCTCTCTGGGACTGCCTGTGTTCTTCTACCCTACGATTTACTCCACATACCAAGATGCTCGACTGGAACACACAGCAATTGGCCTGTATAGAGC AGCTGTAGTAGCGAGCTTCGTGTTTTCCTGGCTTTTCATCCTCTTGGTCTTTATCGTGTTGTTTTTCGGGGGGAATGCCCACACCCTGGGCTGCCGGAGCTGGACCCATGGACAGCTCTTTGGG TTCTTAGACCAGCAGAAGAATATTTTCAGCAGCCTAAACAACATCAGTCAAAGCTTCAACACCAGTCAAAGCCCCAATATCAGTCAAGAGACCAACTCTGAGACCCAACAGATTCAGCCCAGCACCTCAGCAATATACCA TGGCTGTAAGAGTGGACAGTCATTGTTCCACAGCATGCACATGGAGCAGCACTTTGATCTGGAGGACTTCCTCAATGCCAGCAAG TACTTGGATGGATTCAATGAGACTGCTCAGAATATGTCAGTCAACCTGGATGGCTTGAAACTGCTACCTGACAATGGCAGACAGGGCCTACTGAGCTTTAAACAGTGTGGGATAGACAGCATCAACTACCATGAGCAATTACTACTG CTAAGCACACCAGTTGTGAAGACAGACCTTGGAGTATTTGCCAATGAACTGGATAAGAAGGCAGAAGTTCCT GCAAATGGTGAAATTAAGGAAGAATTGAAAAAAGAGGCAGAAACAACCAGATATCTGAACACCATCGTTAAGCTACAGCAGACAAATGCA GCAAAGATGAGCCAAATTGTGAGTGCCTTGAAGACTATCAGCACAGTCTACAAG GCTAATGTAGACAAAGCTCTGGAAAGTTTGACCCAGACAGAAGTGGCACTCCACAACCAGCTTCCTTACATTGTCGGAAAT gtgtctcagtgtatcatgGAGAAAGGAGAACAATCCCTGCTTCGGTACCTAGATTGGGTCCGTCATGCG ATCTTATATAATGTCCTGGATTGCCATTGGCTTGCTGTGTCACTGGACAATGTGTATACAGCAGTCTGTCTCAATGTGGTTGATCCATTG AATGCATTCTGGCTGTGTCTGGGATGGTGTTGTGCATTCCTGGTCCCTGGAGTGATCTTCAGCATCTATACAGCCAGGCGATTGAAGCCAGAGCCCACCTTCATTAG TAAGGATACATTCATCTTGCCTGAGAAGAAGACAGAGAATATGAAATGCCATACAGAGAAAGCTGCATCCAACAACTACATGAGCTTAGAAGAAGTCCATGAGATGAGCATGGTTTCTGAATACATCAAAAGCAAAAAATGTGAAGACTAA